From one Populus alba chromosome 17, ASM523922v2, whole genome shotgun sequence genomic stretch:
- the LOC118030908 gene encoding xyloglucan O-acetyltransferase 4, which translates to MKLPSCSCSAFKCGKKDRWLNMERPIPFLLIGLTTILSVFILYTLNPLKFVTEHDIDQKLLLIKPHKEEDKCDLFNGNWVPDFKGSMYTNSSCATIPTSKNCFRNGRRDKDFLNWRWKPERCDLPRFDATAYLDIVRGKTLAFIGDSVARNHIESLLCLLSQKEVPVDAYLDSEDRNRIWHFPVHNFTLKMLWTKFLVHGEERVINGSSSGIFDLYLDKVDENWARDLHSLDYVVISVAHWFFRQVYLHRGSNVVACVYCNEANVTDRGVAFALRMAFRAAFSQINHCNKCKSIVTLLRTFSPSHFEHGSWNTGGSCNRTSPYNDQKINFGANEWEIRSMQVEEIERAEKRGKKGKSFGVLDVTMAMLMRPDGHPGAFWGNQWMKGYNDCVHWCLPGPIDVWNDLLLAVLRRLD; encoded by the exons ATGAAGCTGCCCTCTTGCTCTTGCTCTGCTTTCAAATGTGGCAAAAAGGACAGGTGGCTTAACATGGAGAGGCCTATTCCTTTCTTGTTAATAGGTTTAACGACAATTCTCAGCGTGTTCATTCTCTACACTCTAAACCCTTTGAAGTTCGTCACCGAACATGACATTGATCAAAAGCTCCTCTTGATCAAACCACACAAGG AAGAAGACAAGTGTGACTTGTTTAACGGCAACTGGGTACCTGATTTTAAAGGGTCGATGTACACAAATTCCAGTTGCGCAACAATTCCGACCTCAAAGAACTGTTTCAGAAATGGAAGGAGGGACAAAGATTTCCTTAATTGGAGATGGAAACCAGAAAGATGTGATCTTCCAAGGTTTGATGCCACAGCCTATTTAGACATCGTTCGAGGAAAGACACTGGCATTTATCGGTGACTCTGTTGCTAGGAACCATATCGAATCACTTCTATGTCTCTTGTCCCAG AAGGAAGTTCCTGTAGATGCATATTTGGATTCTGAAGATAGGAACCGGATTTGGCACTTTCCTGTCCATAACTTCACCCTTAAAATGCTCTGGACAAAATTCCTTGTGCATGGAGAGGAGAGAGTGATCAACGGTTCATCATCTGGCATTTTTGACTTGTATCTTGACAAAGTTGACGAAAACTGGGCCAGAGATCTGCATAGCCTAGATTATGTTGTCATCTCTGTTGCACATTGGTTCTTCAGACAGGTATACTTACACAGAGGTTCTAATGTAGTTGCATGTGTTTACTGCAACGAAGCAAACGTCACCGACCGCGGCGTTGCATTTGCCCTCAGAATGGCATTCCGAGCTGCGTTTAGTCAAATTAATCACTGCAATAAATGCAAGAGCATAGTCACATTGTTAAGGACATTCTCTCCGTCCCATTTTGAGCACGGATCTTGGAACACTGGAGGAAGCTGCAATAGGACTAGTCCTTACAACGACCAGAAGATTAATTTTGGAGCTAACGAGTGGGAAATTAGGAGCATGCAGGTAGAAGAGATTGAGCGAGCAGAGAAGAGAGGGAAGAAAGGGAAGAGCTTTGGGGTTTTGGACGTCACCATGGCTATGTTGATGAGACCTGACGGGCACCCTGGAGCTTTCTGGGGTAATCAATGGATGAAGGGTTATAATGACTGTGTTCATTGGTGCCTGCCAGGTCCGATTGATGTGTGGAATGATCTCTTGCTGGCTGTTCTCAGGAGGCTGGATTAA
- the LOC118030905 gene encoding xyloglucan O-acetyltransferase 4-like encodes MLWTKFLVHGEERVINGSSSGIFDLYLDKVDENWARDLHSLDYVVISVAHWFFRQVYLHRGSNVVACVYCNEANVTDRGVAFALRMAFRAAFSQINHCNKCKSIVTLLRTFSPSHFEHGSWNTGGSCNRTSPYNDQKISFGANEWEIRSMQVEEIERAEKRGKKGKSFVDI; translated from the coding sequence ATGCTCTGGACAAAATTCCTTGTGCATGGAGAGGAGAGAGTGATCAACGGTTCATCATCTGGCATTTTTGACTTGTATCTTGACAAAGTTGACGAAAACTGGGCCAGAGATCTGCATAGCCTAGATTATGTTGTCATCTCTGTTGCACATTGGTTCTTCAGACAGGTATACTTACACAGAGGTTCTAATGTAGTTGCATGTGTTTACTGCAACGAAGCAAACGTCACCGACCGCGGCGTTGCATTTGCCCTCAGAATGGCATTCCGAGCTGCGTTTAGTCAAATTAATCACTGCAATAAATGCAAGAGCATAGTCACATTGTTAAGGACATTCTCTCCGTCCCATTTTGAGCACGGATCTTGGAACACTGGAGGAAGCTGCAATAGGACTAGTCCTTACAACGACCAGAAGATTAGCTTTGGAGCTAACGAGTGGGAAATTAGGAGCATGCAGGTAGAAGAGATTGAGCGAGCAGAGAAGAGAGGGAAGAAAGGGAAGAGCTTTGTTGACATCTAG
- the LOC118061020 gene encoding MYB-like transcription factor EOBII: MDKTPSNSQDVEVRKGPWTLEEDLILTSHIANHGEGVWNSLAKAAGLKRTGKSCRLRWLNYLRPDLRRGNITPEEQLLIMELHAKWGNRWSKIAKHLPGRTDNEIKNYWRTRIQKHIKQAETFAAQVSSETNEHGSSSSQVSGTTELMVSNCLPPYQGDVDAFSGANIPQELNENYWSMEDLWSMQLLNGD, from the exons ATGGATAAAACACCATCCAACTCTCAGGATGTTGAAGTAAGAAAAGGGCCATGGACCTTGGAAGAAGACTTGATCTTAACCAGCCACATCGCGAACCACGGTGAAGGTGTATGGAACTCGCTGGCTAAAGCTGCAG GTCTGAAACGTACAGGAAAGAGTTGCCGGCTCCGTTGGCTCAACTACTTGCGGCCCGACCTTCGACGAGGGAATATTACACCTGAAGAACAGCTCTTGATCATGGAACTGCATGCTAAGTGGGGAAACAG GTGGTCGAAGATTGCAAAGCATCTTCCAGGGAGGACCGACAACGAAATAAAGAATTACTGGAGAACTAGAATCCAGAAGCACATTAAGCAAGCTGAAACATTTGCCGCACAGGTCAGTTCTGAGACGAATGAACATGGGAGCAGTAGCAGCCAAGTTTCCGGCACAACCGAATTAATGGTGTCCAATTGTCTTCCACCCTACCAAGGAGACGTGGATGCCTTTTCAGGGGCGAACATACCTCAAGAACTAAACGAAAATTATTGGAGCATGGAGGATCTGTGGTCCATGCAGTTACTTAATGGCGATTAA